One Phaseolus vulgaris cultivar G19833 chromosome 11, P. vulgaris v2.0, whole genome shotgun sequence genomic window carries:
- the LOC137807057 gene encoding uncharacterized protein, with amino-acid sequence MTGKDRKLALLELAKCRGAKGTGSSSSTTEPIAAPPLSVAPAEGPKPGKKRKRLVKASASSAAAAASTEEESSGSPLVHRQRKRAAVEGASSLQPGEVEVVEVEEEGSSPPPCAQLASEPSSLPSPGQQLPPTSQLPSSPPAGQSPGPPAHLAGGPPPPLPIPTATAEDGGSSLRPSTSRANHENFSRVITLVRQLISNRELVEWSGDEVDMHLAKQVVLSLEFSTQHRKQLALEKRVKDLEHDKESLRSDFEAAQGSVELMRGMVEKARREYLAQVQETIKTEILMGQAVSSLDCTVVELKAETLSLRQQNTQLLGELESAKEAAAAGEKRLEET; translated from the exons ATGACGGGGAAAGACAGGAAGCTGGccctgctggagcttgccaaatgtaggggagccaagggcactggttcctcttcttctacaactgagcccattgcggcccctccactctcggtcgcgccagctgaaggccccaagccagggaagaaaaggaaaaggctggTGAAAGCTTCCGCCtcttctgctgctgctgctgcttcaactgaagaggagagctcaggcTCTCCTCTTGTTCACCGCCAAAGGAAGAGAGCAGcggttgagggggcctcatctctccagcctggCGAGGTTGAGGTAGTGGAAGTAGAGGAGGAAGGGTCTTCCCCACCTCCCTGTGCTCAACTTGCCTCAGAGCCCTCCAGTcttccttctccaggccagcagttgcctccaacttcccaactgccatcttcccccccagcaggccaatcacctggtccacctGCTCATCTTGCTGGgggtccaccaccaccactgccaatCCCCACCGCCACTGCTGAAGATGGGGGGTCCAGCTTGCGCCCAAGCACTTCTAGGGCCAACCACGAAaacttcagcagggtcatcaccctggtcCGACAACTCATAAGCAACCGGGAGCTTGTCGAGTGGAGTGGTGATGAGGTGGATATGCACCTGGCCAAGCAGGTAGTGCTCTctctggagttttccacccaacatcgcaagcaactagccctggagaagagggtgaaggatcttgagcacgacaaggagtcactgcgaagtgacttcgaagctgcccaaggATCCGTGGAgttgatgcggggcatggtggagaaagctaggagggagtacctagcgcaggtccaagagaccatcaagacagagatcttgatggggcaagctgtTAGCTCCTTGGACTGCACGGTGGTGGAGCTTAAGGCCGAGACTCTCTCCCTGCGCCAACAGAACACTCAGCtattgggggagctcgagtccgccaaagaagcagctgctgctggggagaaaagacttgaggag acttga